Proteins found in one Paenibacillus dendritiformis genomic segment:
- a CDS encoding ArsR/SmtB family transcription factor — MEASGCTNKELVLEKFRLATPIFQALGDENRQQIIMLLLEQGRLNVNQITERMELSRPAVSHHLKILRQAGLIGFDKQGNEKYYALSSREFLKQIKDLCLAIESDC; from the coding sequence ATGGAAGCTTCCGGATGCACGAACAAGGAGCTTGTATTGGAGAAGTTCCGCTTGGCGACGCCGATTTTTCAGGCGCTGGGGGACGAGAACCGCCAGCAGATCATTATGCTGCTGCTGGAACAGGGACGCTTGAATGTGAACCAGATTACAGAGAGAATGGAGCTGTCGCGGCCCGCCGTGTCCCATCATTTGAAAATATTGAGACAGGCCGGACTGATTGGGTTCGACAAGCAAGGAAATGAAAAATATTATGCGTTGAGCTCGAGGGAGTTCCTGAAGCAAATTAAAGATCTGTGCTTGGCGATCGAGTCGGATTGTTAA